The proteins below come from a single Synechococcus sp. WH 8101 genomic window:
- a CDS encoding RNA methyltransferase has translation MSRPDQILLSDLLRHRVRCDQGLDHGPGVMAWMHPPVHRLLGWVSRPSALRTRRAVWRLDQWRGLSEQEVFVKGPSAEADLVTLERLPTLLEADLLDRHGERLGSIADLAVVPATGQILHYLVSRSDPRLPGSSRWRLTPDRIVDQCPGQVSTALTELDELPLARSSVRQDLLRRSRSWREQLQQIGDRAGERLEGWLEEPPWDEPHDARPEAWDDDWGDASPRRPDRPSRSPRSDGGDDDPDPWI, from the coding sequence TTGTCCCGTCCTGATCAGATCCTTCTGAGCGATCTGCTGCGCCATCGCGTGCGTTGCGATCAGGGGCTCGACCATGGTCCTGGCGTCATGGCCTGGATGCATCCGCCTGTGCATCGTCTGCTCGGTTGGGTCAGTCGTCCTTCGGCGCTGCGCACCCGTCGCGCGGTCTGGCGTCTCGATCAGTGGCGCGGGCTCAGTGAGCAGGAGGTGTTTGTGAAGGGACCATCGGCTGAGGCTGATCTCGTCACATTGGAACGGCTTCCCACGCTTCTGGAGGCCGATCTTCTGGATCGACACGGTGAACGGCTGGGGAGCATCGCCGATCTGGCGGTGGTGCCGGCTACAGGCCAGATCCTCCACTATCTGGTCTCGCGCAGCGATCCGCGCCTACCCGGCAGCAGCCGTTGGCGACTCACACCCGACCGCATCGTCGATCAGTGCCCCGGCCAGGTGTCCACGGCGCTGACCGAGCTGGATGAGCTGCCCCTGGCCCGCTCCAGTGTTCGACAGGATCTGCTGCGTCGTTCCCGCTCCTGGCGTGAGCAGCTGCAGCAGATCGGTGATCGGGCCGGAGAGCGACTGGAGGGTTGGTTGGAGGAGCCTCCCTGGGACGAACCTCACGATGCGAGGCCGGAAGCCTGGGACGACGACTGGGGAGACGCCAGTCCGAGGCGGCCTGATCGCCCATCCCGCTCCCCCCGTTCTGATGGGGGTGATGACGATCCGGATCCCTGGATCTGA
- the purL gene encoding phosphoribosylformylglycinamidine synthase subunit PurL, with the protein MTAALRKEGLTEEDYREIQRRLGRDPNRAELGMFGVMWSEHCCYRNSRPLLRGFPTEGPRILVGPGENAGVVDLGEGHRLAFKIESHNHPSAVEPFQGAATGVGGILRDIFTMGARPIALLNALRFGPLEEPSNRGLLEGVVAGIAHYGNCVGVPTVGGEVAFDPSYSGNPLVNAMALGLMETEEIVKSGASGVGNPVVYVGSTTGRDGMGGASFASAELSGASLDDRPAVQVGDPFLEKGLIEACLEAFQSGDVIAAQDMGAAGLTCSCAEMAAKGHVGVELDLDRVPAREEGMTAYEFLLSESQERMLFVVRAGREQPLMERFRRWGLQAAVVGQVLAEPVVRVLQHGAVAAEIPARALAEDTPINQHSLLADPPLDIQQHWQWQDSEFPLAASEHDWGADLLALLDDPTIASKRWVYRQYDQQVLANTVIPAGGADAAVVRLRPQQGEGSLQGTERGVAATVDCPNRWVALDPERGAMAAVAEAARNLSCVGAEPLAVTDNLNFPSPDTDRGYWQLAMACRGLAEACRRLNTPVTGGNVSLYNETRSDDGASVPIHPTPVVGMVGVVESIAKVIGLGWRQAADPVVLLGVPIAGPADDRLGLAGSAYQGVIHGALTGRPPRPDLDLEARVQALVRAAIAKGLLASAHDCSDGGLAVALAESCLAVGLGAAIDLGSGGVRPEQLLFAEGGARIIVSVKAEAFEAWQALLAGALGRDVPATPLGTVTNQGRLTMRSGDQALLDLEVAAMRLAYDQALPRRMAASMPAGGVEA; encoded by the coding sequence GTGACGGCCGCTCTCCGCAAGGAGGGACTCACCGAGGAGGACTACCGCGAAATTCAGCGCCGTCTCGGTCGTGATCCCAACCGGGCCGAACTCGGCATGTTCGGGGTGATGTGGTCGGAGCACTGCTGTTACCGCAACTCGAGGCCGCTCCTGCGTGGTTTTCCGACGGAGGGGCCACGCATCCTGGTGGGACCGGGGGAGAACGCCGGGGTGGTGGATCTGGGCGAGGGGCACCGTCTCGCGTTCAAGATCGAGAGTCACAACCATCCCTCGGCGGTGGAGCCCTTTCAGGGAGCGGCCACCGGTGTCGGTGGCATCCTGCGCGACATCTTCACCATGGGCGCCCGTCCGATCGCCCTGCTGAATGCCCTGCGTTTCGGCCCCCTGGAGGAGCCTTCCAATCGGGGACTGCTGGAGGGCGTGGTAGCCGGCATTGCCCATTACGGCAATTGCGTTGGCGTGCCCACCGTGGGTGGTGAAGTCGCCTTTGATCCCTCCTACAGCGGCAACCCGCTGGTGAACGCCATGGCCCTGGGGCTGATGGAAACGGAGGAGATCGTCAAATCCGGAGCCTCCGGCGTCGGCAATCCCGTGGTGTACGTGGGAAGCACCACCGGTCGTGACGGCATGGGGGGCGCCAGCTTTGCCAGCGCTGAACTCAGTGGCGCTTCCCTCGATGACCGCCCCGCTGTGCAGGTGGGTGATCCCTTCCTGGAAAAGGGGTTGATTGAAGCCTGTCTGGAGGCCTTCCAGAGTGGTGATGTGATCGCCGCCCAGGACATGGGAGCGGCCGGTCTCACCTGCAGCTGTGCCGAAATGGCCGCCAAGGGGCATGTGGGCGTGGAGCTCGATCTGGATCGGGTGCCAGCACGGGAAGAGGGCATGACCGCCTATGAATTTCTTCTCTCCGAGTCGCAGGAGCGCATGCTCTTCGTGGTGCGTGCTGGTCGTGAGCAGCCGCTGATGGAGCGTTTCCGCCGCTGGGGGCTGCAGGCGGCCGTGGTGGGACAGGTGTTGGCGGAGCCTGTGGTGCGGGTGTTGCAGCACGGAGCGGTGGCCGCTGAAATTCCCGCCCGCGCCCTGGCGGAAGACACGCCGATCAATCAGCACAGCCTGTTGGCCGATCCCCCCCTCGACATCCAGCAGCATTGGCAATGGCAAGACTCCGAGTTTCCCCTTGCCGCGTCGGAGCACGACTGGGGTGCCGACCTGCTCGCCCTGCTCGATGATCCGACCATCGCCAGCAAGCGCTGGGTTTACCGCCAGTACGACCAGCAGGTGCTGGCCAACACCGTGATTCCGGCTGGAGGCGCCGACGCCGCGGTCGTGCGACTCCGTCCTCAGCAGGGGGAAGGGTCCCTGCAGGGAACCGAGCGCGGTGTGGCGGCCACGGTGGATTGCCCGAATCGCTGGGTGGCGCTGGATCCCGAGCGTGGTGCGATGGCGGCGGTGGCGGAAGCGGCCCGCAACCTGAGTTGTGTCGGCGCCGAACCGCTCGCGGTGACCGACAACCTGAACTTTCCCTCACCCGACACCGATCGCGGCTACTGGCAACTGGCGATGGCCTGTCGTGGTCTGGCTGAGGCCTGCCGTCGACTGAACACCCCCGTGACCGGTGGCAATGTCTCCCTCTATAACGAGACCCGCAGTGACGATGGCGCGTCGGTGCCGATCCATCCCACGCCCGTGGTGGGCATGGTCGGGGTGGTCGAGTCCATCGCCAAGGTGATCGGTCTGGGGTGGCGGCAGGCGGCTGATCCAGTGGTGCTGCTGGGGGTGCCGATCGCTGGGCCGGCTGATGACCGGCTTGGGCTGGCAGGCAGTGCCTATCAGGGTGTGATCCACGGTGCCCTCACCGGCCGACCGCCTCGTCCGGATCTGGATCTCGAGGCGAGGGTGCAGGCCCTGGTGCGGGCGGCGATTGCCAAAGGTCTGTTGGCGTCCGCCCACGATTGCAGCGACGGTGGCCTGGCGGTGGCGTTGGCGGAGAGTTGCCTGGCGGTGGGCCTGGGTGCCGCGATTGACCTAGGCAGCGGCGGGGTCCGTCCGGAGCAGCTGTTGTTTGCGGAGGGAGGCGCCAGGATCATCGTGTCGGTGAAGGCGGAAGCCTTTGAGGCCTGGCAGGCGCTGTTGGCTGGAGCGCTCGGTCGTGATGTTCCGGCCACGCCCCTTGGCACCGTCACGAATCAGGGGCGTCTGACGATGCGCTCGGGAGATCAGGCCTTGCTGGATCTCGAGGTCGCCGCCATGCGACTGGCTTACGACCAGGCGCTGCCCCGACGCATGGCCGCTTCGATGCCGGCAGGTGGTGTGGAGGCATGA
- the purF gene encoding amidophosphoribosyltransferase codes for MQNCDDFMTSRRSVHQSETERPDRMEEACGVYAVLAAEQPVANLTYFGLYSLQHRGQESAGIAVFNQGKVRLHKDMGLVSQVFDQDVLARMPGHLAVGHNRYSTTGSSRVCNAQPVVLMTRLGPFALAHNGNLVNAAELRQRVDDGQAEFTSTTDSELIALAIQQAVERGLDWQPAITEAVALCRGAFSLVIGTNDALYALRDGYGIRPLVYGRLGEASEGHWVVSSETCGLDIIGASYEADVQPGEIVRFHCGETEPSIARWVEPSTRMCVFEMIYFARPDSRFFGESLYSYRQRIGQILAKESAVEADLVIGVPDSGIPAAIGYAQASGLAFADGLIKNRYVGRTFIQPTQAMREAGIRVKLNPLPDVLAGQRVVVIDDSIVRGTTSRKLVQALRDAGATEVHMRISSPPVTHPCFYGIDTDTQDQLIAARLTLAEIQEHLKVDSLAYLSKEGMVEAARASSSQFCTACFDGAYPVPMDEAMRSSKLMLEPAGVAASLR; via the coding sequence ATGCAAAATTGTGACGACTTCATGACGTCGAGGCGCTCTGTGCATCAGTCCGAGACGGAGCGCCCCGACCGGATGGAGGAGGCGTGCGGCGTCTACGCCGTGCTTGCCGCCGAGCAGCCGGTGGCGAACCTCACCTATTTCGGTCTCTATTCCCTGCAGCATCGCGGCCAGGAGTCGGCGGGAATCGCCGTCTTCAACCAGGGCAAAGTGCGCCTGCACAAAGATATGGGTCTGGTCAGCCAGGTGTTCGATCAGGACGTCCTGGCTCGCATGCCCGGCCATCTGGCCGTGGGGCACAATCGCTATTCCACGACCGGCAGCAGCAGGGTCTGCAATGCCCAGCCGGTGGTGCTGATGACGCGCCTCGGCCCTTTCGCCCTGGCCCATAACGGCAATCTCGTCAACGCAGCGGAACTGAGGCAGCGTGTTGATGATGGCCAGGCCGAATTCACCTCCACCACCGACTCTGAATTGATCGCGCTGGCGATTCAGCAGGCGGTGGAGCGCGGCCTCGATTGGCAGCCGGCGATCACGGAAGCCGTGGCGTTATGTCGTGGTGCTTTCAGTCTGGTGATTGGCACCAATGACGCCCTCTATGCCCTTCGCGACGGCTACGGCATCAGACCCCTGGTGTATGGCCGCCTTGGCGAGGCCAGCGAGGGGCACTGGGTGGTGAGCAGTGAAACCTGTGGGCTCGACATCATCGGCGCCAGCTATGAGGCGGATGTGCAACCCGGCGAGATCGTGCGGTTTCATTGCGGTGAAACGGAGCCATCGATTGCGCGGTGGGTGGAGCCCTCCACTCGGATGTGTGTGTTCGAAATGATCTATTTCGCCCGGCCAGACAGCCGCTTCTTTGGAGAATCGCTGTACAGCTACCGGCAGCGCATCGGTCAGATCCTGGCGAAGGAATCGGCGGTGGAAGCAGATCTGGTGATCGGTGTGCCTGATTCGGGTATTCCTGCCGCCATCGGTTATGCCCAGGCGAGCGGATTGGCGTTTGCCGATGGCCTGATCAAAAACCGCTATGTCGGTCGCACCTTCATCCAACCGACCCAGGCGATGCGGGAAGCGGGGATACGGGTGAAATTGAATCCGTTGCCGGATGTGCTGGCCGGTCAGCGGGTGGTGGTGATCGATGACTCGATCGTGCGCGGTACCACCAGCCGCAAGCTGGTGCAGGCCCTTCGCGATGCCGGTGCCACCGAAGTGCACATGCGGATCAGTTCCCCACCGGTCACCCATCCCTGTTTTTACGGCATCGATACCGACACCCAGGATCAGCTCATCGCCGCCCGTCTCACGTTAGCGGAGATTCAGGAGCATCTCAAGGTCGACTCCCTCGCCTATCTCAGCAAAGAAGGGATGGTGGAAGCAGCGCGGGCCAGTTCGTCCCAGTTCTGCACCGCCTGTTTTGATGGCGCTTATCCGGTGCCGATGGATGAGGCGATGCGCTCCAGCAAGCTCATGCTCGAGCCGGCCGGTGTGGCGGCCTCACTCCGCTGA
- a CDS encoding DNA topoisomerase (ATP-hydrolyzing) subunit A: MAEERVQPIALHQEMQRSYLEYAMSVIVGRALPDARDGLKPVQRRILYAMHELGLTPDRPYRKCARVVGDVLGKYHPHGDQAVYDALVRLVQTFSSRHPLLDGHGNFGSVDDDPPAAMRYTETRLAPIAHQGLLDEIGDDTVDFAPNFDGSQQEPTVLPAQLPFLLLNGCAGIAVGMATNIPPHNLGEVVDALVALVRQPELSDDKLLTLIPGPDFPTGGEVLLGTGIRETYLSGRGSIPMRGVAHIEEVQPGKGRHKRNAVVITELPFQLSKAGWIEKLAEQVNDGRIGGIADIRDESDRDGMRVVVELRRDSDPGKVLADLQRRTSLQSNFGAILLALVNGQPQQLSLRQLLQTFLDYREQTLIRRTSHALRKTEDRLEVVEGLNRALESLQQVISMIQEARDAASARASLMVHLDLSERQADAVLAMPLRRLTGLEQESLRKEAEELRQERSRLQRLLEQRDVLLAALVDELKQLKKRFATPRRTRLIEGGDHLMAERAATQRPNAELQRKQALGALPGDARLLIQADGQVKVISPQVLGRMHLQDAAALGDEPSPARLILPIAPPPRLLALTAQGRVALVRWEFAGQQPGPLERFLPTAMEGETVINLLPLPNTDDDHANRTLSLGLLSSDGRFKRLPLQDLQELSGRAASVLKLKDGVSLQAGVICSEGGTIALVTNIGRVLRLPVDDTALPLMGKLAQGPVALRLLPGEQPVGAVSLPGDAPGQLIAATHQGRLIRRPLGDLRLCHRGDLGDLAIDLNAAAAPDDRLVSICLAAPLLGLITSQGRHGRVAGTAISNDHSLELPLRESETLQALVPLINGTKDSAE; the protein is encoded by the coding sequence ATGGCCGAGGAGCGCGTTCAACCGATCGCCCTGCATCAGGAGATGCAGCGCTCCTACCTCGAGTACGCGATGAGCGTGATCGTGGGTCGGGCCCTGCCCGATGCCCGCGATGGCCTCAAGCCGGTGCAGCGCCGCATCCTCTATGCGATGCACGAACTGGGCCTGACACCGGATCGGCCTTACCGCAAGTGCGCCCGCGTCGTTGGCGATGTGCTGGGAAAATATCACCCGCACGGTGATCAGGCGGTCTACGACGCTCTGGTGCGGCTGGTGCAGACCTTCTCCAGCCGCCACCCCCTGCTGGATGGCCACGGCAACTTCGGATCCGTGGATGACGATCCGCCGGCTGCCATGCGGTACACCGAAACCCGCCTGGCTCCGATCGCCCATCAGGGACTGCTCGATGAAATCGGCGACGACACCGTTGATTTCGCTCCGAACTTCGACGGCTCCCAGCAGGAACCGACCGTGCTGCCGGCCCAGCTGCCCTTCCTGCTGCTCAACGGCTGTGCCGGGATTGCCGTGGGCATGGCCACCAACATCCCGCCTCACAATCTCGGCGAGGTGGTGGATGCCCTGGTGGCCCTGGTGCGCCAACCGGAGCTGAGCGATGACAAACTCCTGACCCTGATTCCCGGCCCGGATTTTCCAACTGGCGGCGAAGTGCTGTTAGGCACTGGCATCCGGGAGACCTACCTGTCCGGTCGCGGCAGCATCCCCATGCGGGGCGTGGCTCACATCGAGGAGGTGCAGCCCGGCAAAGGGCGCCACAAGCGCAATGCCGTGGTGATCACCGAACTGCCCTTTCAACTGAGCAAAGCGGGCTGGATCGAAAAGCTGGCGGAGCAGGTGAACGATGGGCGCATCGGTGGCATCGCTGACATCCGGGATGAGAGCGACCGCGACGGCATGCGGGTGGTGGTGGAACTGCGACGGGATTCCGATCCAGGCAAGGTTCTTGCCGACCTGCAGCGACGCACGTCGCTGCAGAGCAACTTCGGAGCCATCCTGCTCGCCTTAGTGAACGGTCAGCCCCAGCAGCTCTCCCTGCGCCAGCTGCTGCAGACCTTCCTCGACTATCGCGAGCAAACCCTGATCCGTCGGACCAGCCATGCCCTGCGCAAAACCGAGGATCGCCTCGAGGTGGTGGAGGGTCTCAACCGCGCCCTCGAGTCGCTGCAACAGGTGATCAGCATGATCCAGGAGGCGCGGGATGCGGCCAGCGCCAGGGCCAGCCTGATGGTGCACCTCGACCTGAGCGAACGACAGGCCGATGCCGTTCTGGCGATGCCGCTGCGTCGACTCACCGGGCTGGAGCAGGAGAGCCTGCGGAAGGAAGCCGAGGAACTTCGCCAGGAACGCAGTCGCCTGCAACGCCTGCTCGAGCAACGGGACGTTCTGCTAGCGGCTCTGGTGGATGAGCTGAAGCAGCTCAAGAAACGATTCGCCACGCCGCGACGCACCCGCCTGATCGAAGGCGGTGATCATCTAATGGCCGAACGGGCCGCCACCCAACGCCCGAATGCCGAATTGCAACGCAAGCAGGCCCTGGGCGCTCTCCCTGGCGATGCCCGTCTGCTGATCCAAGCCGATGGCCAGGTCAAGGTGATCAGCCCCCAGGTGCTGGGCCGGATGCATCTGCAAGACGCCGCCGCACTCGGCGATGAACCATCACCAGCCCGCCTGATCCTGCCGATCGCCCCACCACCCCGGTTGCTGGCCCTCACCGCCCAGGGCCGGGTTGCCCTGGTGCGCTGGGAATTCGCCGGACAACAACCAGGACCGCTCGAACGGTTTCTACCCACCGCCATGGAGGGTGAAACCGTTATCAACCTGTTGCCTCTCCCCAACACCGACGACGATCACGCCAACCGGACGCTGTCCCTCGGTCTGCTGAGCAGCGACGGTCGTTTCAAGCGTCTGCCATTGCAGGACCTGCAGGAACTGTCGGGGCGGGCCGCCAGCGTGCTGAAGCTCAAGGATGGCGTCAGCCTCCAGGCTGGAGTGATCTGCTCCGAAGGGGGAACGATCGCCCTGGTGACCAACATCGGCCGGGTGCTGAGGCTGCCGGTGGATGACACGGCGCTGCCGTTGATGGGAAAGCTGGCCCAGGGGCCGGTGGCGCTGCGCCTGCTGCCCGGAGAGCAGCCGGTCGGGGCGGTCAGCCTGCCTGGCGACGCTCCTGGCCAGTTGATCGCCGCCACGCATCAGGGTCGGTTGATCCGACGCCCGCTCGGCGATCTGAGACTGTGCCATCGCGGCGATCTGGGCGATCTGGCGATCGATCTGAATGCAGCGGCTGCACCGGACGATCGACTCGTGTCCATCTGCCTGGCGGCACCGCTCCTGGGCTTAATCACCAGCCAGGGGCGGCATGGACGGGTCGCCGGCACGGCGATCAGCAACGATCACAGCCTGGAGCTGCCGCTGCGAGAGAGCGAAACGCTTCAGGCTTTGGTGCCGCTGATCAACGGCACGAAGGACTCAGCGGAGTGA
- a CDS encoding tetratricopeptide repeat protein, with amino-acid sequence MGRNARFKPGATRCAATLLALAGAILPLPAKALIPTVFVPSQQELEGSGIGIGRTAAQLLKLGQPEEAARLAALAVRLQPEDERLWSVLAEAQLRSQQLDAAARSLAKAKELNPNKAGLWFAEASLALRDNRPEDAIPLLDEGLKLDPNNPGAYFDLGNARVMQSRYGAALKAFEKAASLKPTFWEAVNNQAIVLFEMGNTREAIQRWRRVLTIQRNAEPMLALAAALNSQSPGNEEALTLARQALAEDPNYVLPGHQKQQLWGLNLRLATRTLLANPALQDAVERAEANADPSSAS; translated from the coding sequence ATGGGTCGCAACGCGCGCTTCAAACCCGGTGCAACCAGGTGTGCAGCGACCCTGCTCGCCCTGGCGGGCGCAATTCTGCCCCTGCCTGCCAAGGCGCTCATTCCCACGGTGTTTGTGCCAAGCCAGCAGGAACTGGAGGGTTCCGGCATCGGCATCGGACGCACGGCGGCGCAGTTGCTCAAGCTGGGGCAGCCGGAAGAAGCCGCCCGGCTGGCGGCGCTGGCCGTGCGGCTCCAACCAGAGGATGAACGGCTCTGGTCAGTGCTGGCTGAGGCCCAACTCCGCAGCCAGCAATTGGATGCGGCCGCCCGCTCCCTGGCCAAGGCCAAGGAACTCAATCCCAACAAAGCCGGACTCTGGTTTGCCGAGGCCTCCCTGGCCCTGCGCGACAACCGGCCGGAGGATGCCATCCCTCTGCTTGATGAGGGGCTGAAGCTCGATCCCAACAACCCCGGCGCCTATTTCGACCTGGGCAACGCCAGGGTGATGCAGTCGCGCTATGGCGCCGCACTCAAGGCCTTTGAAAAAGCCGCCAGCCTCAAACCCACCTTCTGGGAAGCGGTGAACAACCAGGCGATCGTGCTGTTCGAAATGGGCAACACCCGTGAGGCGATTCAACGCTGGCGACGCGTGCTCACGATCCAACGCAACGCCGAACCCATGCTCGCCCTGGCCGCTGCACTGAACAGCCAATCTCCAGGTAATGAAGAGGCGCTGACCCTGGCGCGACAAGCCCTGGCCGAGGATCCGAATTACGTGCTCCCCGGGCATCAGAAACAGCAGCTGTGGGGGCTGAACCTGAGGCTGGCGACGCGAACATTGCTGGCGAACCCGGCCCTCCAGGATGCGGTGGAGCGTGCAGAAGCCAACGCCGATCCCAGCAGCGCCAGCTGA
- the queG gene encoding tRNA epoxyqueuosine(34) reductase QueG: MSADTDLARLAAALKREARQQGFEPVGLARLPGSPRLQLRTAALQRWLEAGHQADMAWMAAPRRLAAERLLDGARSLLAVGLNYHVAARRNPGTLAIARYGWGRDYHRVVMQRLKRLGRWLEQQHLGVGWRACVDADPLLDKAWAEEAGLGWIGKHSNLIHRQRGSWMVIGHLLTSLDLPPDQPAEPLCGRCHRCIDACPTDAIREPFVVDARRCLAYHTIENRNPQLPEAIQAALGPWLAGCDICQEVCPWNEGPLPCSEDPDVQPRPWILNLQRDQALSWDDATWLEKLRGSALRRIKPWMWRRNAEATRMESPPTLDGSTTK, from the coding sequence GTGTCCGCTGACACCGATCTGGCAAGGCTGGCCGCGGCCCTGAAGCGGGAAGCGCGGCAGCAGGGCTTCGAGCCGGTGGGTCTCGCCCGGTTACCGGGCAGTCCCCGACTCCAACTGCGGACGGCAGCCCTGCAACGCTGGTTGGAGGCAGGACATCAAGCCGACATGGCCTGGATGGCCGCACCACGGCGGCTGGCGGCGGAACGGCTGCTCGACGGTGCCAGGAGCCTTCTGGCAGTGGGTCTGAACTATCACGTGGCGGCCAGGCGGAACCCGGGAACGCTGGCGATCGCCCGCTATGGCTGGGGGCGGGATTACCACCGCGTCGTCATGCAACGGCTGAAGCGGCTCGGACGCTGGCTGGAGCAGCAGCATCTGGGCGTGGGCTGGAGAGCCTGCGTGGATGCCGACCCCCTGCTCGACAAAGCCTGGGCGGAGGAAGCCGGTCTGGGTTGGATCGGCAAACACAGCAACCTGATCCACCGCCAACGGGGGTCCTGGATGGTGATCGGTCACCTGCTCACCAGCCTCGACCTGCCGCCGGATCAACCCGCCGAACCCCTCTGCGGACGCTGTCATCGCTGCATCGACGCCTGCCCCACGGACGCGATCCGGGAGCCGTTTGTGGTCGATGCCCGCCGCTGCCTCGCTTATCACACAATTGAAAACCGCAATCCACAACTACCTGAGGCGATCCAGGCTGCCCTGGGTCCATGGCTGGCGGGCTGCGATATCTGTCAGGAGGTCTGCCCCTGGAATGAAGGGCCCCTGCCCTGCAGTGAGGATCCCGATGTGCAGCCCCGGCCCTGGATCCTCAACCTGCAGCGCGACCAGGCCCTGAGCTGGGATGACGCCACCTGGCTGGAGAAACTGCGTGGTTCGGCGCTGCGCAGAATCAAGCCCTGGATGTGGAGACGCAACGCCGAAGCAACGCGTATGGAGAGCCCTCCTACCCTGGACGGATCAACAACAAAGTGA
- a CDS encoding HpsJ family protein has protein sequence MSASAPGSSSTLRLAPVLRWLGLTLVVLLVLQIAVVLSGADWAEASFQQLLIERLVSQAPMGFVGLLLMLIGSRLDHPVADRLPIRWVVCVLSALLAIAMIAVVPMAISGNQSLAGQADQTLQQRRSQLEMARQQGKNPDNVKMLGEQLAQAGQLPADATDDDKAKAAREFIDGQLQQMNDQIQQAERQRNLAMNQRRFGGTVSAVVLAIAFVLLAFAAVL, from the coding sequence GTGTCCGCTTCTGCTCCAGGTTCCTCGTCCACGCTGCGTCTCGCCCCTGTGCTGCGCTGGCTGGGTCTCACTCTGGTGGTGCTCCTGGTTCTGCAGATCGCTGTGGTGCTCAGTGGTGCCGACTGGGCCGAGGCGTCGTTTCAACAGCTGCTGATCGAACGGCTCGTCAGTCAGGCCCCGATGGGATTTGTCGGCTTGTTGCTGATGTTGATTGGGTCGCGCCTGGATCATCCCGTTGCCGATCGGCTGCCGATTCGTTGGGTGGTGTGCGTGCTTTCGGCTCTGCTGGCGATCGCCATGATCGCAGTGGTGCCGATGGCGATCAGTGGCAATCAATCGCTCGCCGGTCAGGCGGATCAGACGCTGCAGCAGCGCCGCAGCCAGCTGGAGATGGCTCGACAGCAGGGCAAGAATCCCGACAACGTGAAGATGCTGGGCGAGCAGCTGGCCCAGGCCGGGCAACTGCCTGCTGACGCCACCGATGACGACAAGGCCAAAGCGGCCCGGGAGTTCATCGATGGTCAGCTGCAACAGATGAATGACCAGATTCAGCAGGCAGAGCGCCAGCGCAATCTGGCGATGAATCAGCGTCGTTTCGGTGGCACTGTCAGCGCGGTGGTGCTGGCCATTGCCTTTGTGTTGCTCGCATTCGCGGCTGTTCTCTGA
- a CDS encoding DUF502 domain-containing protein: MVQSNPRPDLPLGARLQQDLKNDLIAGLLVVIPLATTIWLATTVSRFVLAFLTSIPKQFNPFITLNPLLQDLINLALGLTVPLLGILLIGLMARNIVGRWLLEFGEGTLSRIPLAGSVYKTLKQLLETFLRDNSQRFRRVVLVEYPREGLFSVGFVTGVVGPSLQAELEEPLLSVFIPTAPNPTTGWYTLVPESSVRDLNLSVEDAFRTIISAGIVNPDEREAPVNRSFSSLLSQLRASSPSSSRASEA, from the coding sequence TTGGTGCAGTCCAACCCCAGACCCGATCTGCCGCTCGGCGCCAGACTTCAGCAGGATCTCAAAAATGATCTGATTGCTGGTCTGCTGGTGGTCATTCCGTTGGCCACCACGATCTGGTTGGCGACCACGGTGAGCCGCTTTGTGTTGGCGTTTCTCACGTCGATTCCAAAGCAGTTCAACCCATTCATCACGCTCAACCCACTGCTGCAGGACCTGATCAATCTGGCCCTCGGCCTGACGGTTCCCCTGCTGGGGATTCTTCTGATCGGCTTGATGGCCCGCAACATCGTGGGCCGATGGTTGCTGGAGTTCGGCGAAGGCACCTTGTCACGGATTCCCCTGGCGGGATCGGTGTACAAAACGCTGAAACAGCTCCTTGAAACCTTCCTTCGCGACAATTCCCAGCGGTTTCGTCGTGTCGTTTTGGTGGAGTATCCCCGCGAGGGTCTGTTCAGCGTCGGTTTTGTGACCGGTGTGGTGGGGCCCTCGTTGCAGGCCGAACTTGAGGAGCCCCTGCTCAGTGTGTTCATCCCCACCGCTCCCAATCCCACTACCGGCTGGTACACCCTGGTGCCTGAGTCATCGGTGCGGGATCTCAATCTCTCGGTGGAGGATGCTTTCCGCACGATCATTTCCGCTGGGATCGTCAACCCGGATGAACGGGAAGCCCCTGTGAATCGCAGTTTTTCCAGTCTTCTCTCCCAGTTGCGCGCCTCCTCCCCGTCGTCGTCCCGTGCTTCGGAAGCTTGA